The genomic window aaataaagaaattattttatctattttttaataaaagagtcAAAATTCAACTTCTACTGCACGAGCCTCCAACGGAGAAGCTATAGTTCACCATTAACATCAAATAAAGTTAAAATCTCCTTCAAATTCAATTAAAGCAGCGGAAGGAACAAAATATATACAGCCATTGAAAGAGTCAAAAAAACAAACTCATCACCcgttattaaatttaatactacTTAGAATTGAAGAAATTTCATATGAAAACTAGAGATAGCTCCATCATTCAACAACATGTTCAACTAAAGCCTGCCATTGTTTTGAAGTCAAGTTAATGGTAAACTACTAAACTGTCATTTTCTCAATATCTGAAAACAACAAACGCTGAGTAGATTAGCGCCACCATATTTATTCCCTCAACAACGAACAATCCAATTTCAACATAGTGCCCcccaaaaatataattaaataaaatttcaattgcAAGTTATAATTAACAACAAAATTTATCTTGGTTTCTGTTTTCAAATCCTAATATCGCCAGAAAAAAATATTGGGTAAGTTATTTTGTTGGCACCCAAAGATCAAGGTTCCCCTCCGCCAATTTGTAAAAtgtacacaaaaaaaaaacctcaataTCGTATTTAATCCAAAAAGataacttccttttttttttccataattaaagAAGAGAAAACAACATTGgacctgttgagtctattgatTCTTGGCAACAGCATGGTATTTAGGATCTAGTCGTCGTCCTTGTTCTTGGGCTTGCGGTACTTCTCTTCAACATGCTTGGCTACGAAGAAGGCGGAGTCAACCAGCTTTTTTATGTTGGGGACGTTGTAGTTTTGGGCAACGTAAATCCCGCATGCTGTGCCTGCGATGAACGAAAAGCTGCTTCTTATTATGCCCATGATTTACCGTAATAGCTCGAAAAATTGGATGGAGTTTTAGGATCAGAAATCGGAGAATTGGGTTCCAATTTGGGGATCGGGGTTTTTTTAGGGATTTAGGgtacgtttggttcgctgtattggattagaggtgtattggattaaatatgtattggattagaggtgtattggattagaggtgtaatagcaaatcaactgtttggttgaatgtaatggaatagaggcgtaatagtaatcttgtgtttggttgaatggaatagaggtgtaatagcataatagaaaaaactaaaatgactagaatacccttagcataaatttgttttggtaaatgattattgttattgttatttaaattataataagattattattatcaataataaataatttaatcatatttaaacataattattattaaatatattttaattaaaatatataatttaataaaattcttaataattaatattcttatattaatttactgaaatcataatatatgatactgtaaaatataaattaacataattattattaaatatattttaattaaaatatataatttaataaaattcttaataattaatattcttatattaatttactgaaatcataatatatgatactgtaaaatataaattaacataattattattaaatatattttaattaaaatatataatttaataaaattcttaataattaatattcttatattaatttactgaaatcataatatatgatactgtaaaatataaattaacataattattattaaatatattttaattaaaatatataatttaataaaattcttaataattaatattcttatattaatttactgaaatcataatatatgatactgtaaaatataaattaacataattattattaaatatattttaattaaaatatataatttaataaaattcttaataattaatattcttatattaatttactgaaatcataatatatgatactgtaaaatataaattaacataattattattaaatatattttaattaaaatatataatttaataaaattcttaataattaatattcttatattaatttactgaaatcataatatatgatactgtaaaatataaattaacataattattattaaatatataacttgaaaattatattctgcataaacataattaacttatactaagaaaaagttagatgaaaatgaaattgtacatcataatccaaGTAATcaaaagttttacaacatcaaaaagtttgaacaaaGTTTAGTACAAAACAAAATTTGTATCaaagaccaccaaagtttcataaactagatacataaaataacatcaacaaatcaattcaaactcaatttgtccctaaacctaactaatttctagatgcttgccattcatcgaacatttgggtggctagttccatcctccaagttgcccaagcatccgatggatgaatatttgtgatattcggttcatcgtcatccaccacattagtaggtaatccttctcccacctccgcttcaatgggatcaatactcatatgagttcgaataaaattatgtagCAAACAACATGctataataattctattgtgcacccgtacaggataaaacgatggactcctaagtattccccatctaagttttaataagccaaagcatctttcaatgacattacgtgctgaggcatgtttcatattaaaaaactcttgcggagaacttggctgataaccctgacgccagtctgtgacagcccaaaattgaccctagtcgggaagtggtttcgggaccgctaaaccgagtcaccgaaaggtttgaatgtgatgtttattgtctagaatatgtaatcatgaatgtgtgaaaatttcaagctttgatttagtcgattgcatgtgaatttagtcaataggacttatatgagaaaattttaaaatgtgataggtcaatgcatgaggacctattagtgcatgtggaagaaaaaggggacttgcatgtcaaattccccctccctaatatgtagtggccggccatgctatgggtggaaacatgtcaccaacatgttgtgttagtgatgtatggtaaggaaaataaaataataagcatgataattaaataatgaaaggaagggtgatgaaaaaaaagaaaaaaaaataataatggtctcatgcatacaccccattgccgtgagctaaaggaaggaaaagaaaggttttgttcatcctttttcaacctcttttgaccgaaaatcctaaggaagaggattaggaggaagtttggccatgcatgtaactagattgaggtatgtttaatgttattctttgagattcatgtatattttaagttgtaagttcaaaatctacctagccatggttcaaactttgttaaatgatggagatgacattcggccatgaatgttacgttcttggttggtattttgatgtctttggtgatgaggtaaggagatggttgactttgggtgtttaataaaagggtttggatgtgagagtttgtgagaagtagaaatgaggagtcttagcaactccatgaaggttcggccatggtagtttgaggattagagattttatttcttgttaaaaatttgatgaatcctagtgtgtgaagtgtttgaaccaactaaggattaatagatgcatgggtacaaagtaggaagaatcggctactatggttgacaccaatgccgaatgtaaagatgttatagtaaataatgtatgtgatttgtgttgataatgtgaaaaaggataattagatgtattataaatgatataaagattttagaaattattttggttaggtgtgtgtatgattaagtatattcggcaatatacttaaagtgagtacttgatattatatgggagtatgtatattcggccacatgagtaaatatatatatgatgttaaatttgattatgtataatgggcattaagatgtggaacttaagaaatgtagtcatatgtggaattacatgatgttatagttgacattgtacacacatacatccattcggccatcaacatgagtaattagtgaggatggttgccgaatatacaaacatacataagaatgtgtaattgaattatgaatgtttaacaagatggttaaactagtgaattattgattaagctcaaggagctaaaggaggagaatcaagcaaaggcaaagaaaagatcactgagtagccgagttggaaccgtcttacccaacacaaggtaagtcattaagcatgtagttggtattatttcaaatggtcataatgtttatgtattgatgctgaatggaatgaataaatatacatatatatatatatgcatgtacgtatgtgatgatgaaattgttgaatgaaaagaaaagaggtaagatgtactgagttgttgatctcggcactaaacgtgcgggtataaccatttatgaccatgagattggcgctaagtgcgcgggattaaattgtacagcactaagtgtgcgatttgactatgttgcactaagtgtgcgaaatgaatatgatgcactaagtgtgcgaattgaccatgcggcactaagtgtgcgagtttgactatgtagcactaagtgtgcgatttgattacgtagcactaagtgtgcgagttgattatatagcactgagtgtgcggactcaatatacattcgtgaatcattatggacactatgtgtgcgacactattgagtcgatcgcggacagcggatcgggtaagtgtcttgagtacatggctaataggtgctatgctt from Gossypium hirsutum isolate 1008001.06 chromosome D12, Gossypium_hirsutum_v2.1, whole genome shotgun sequence includes these protein-coding regions:
- the LOC107947642 gene encoding uncharacterized protein, with translation MGIIRSSFSFIAGTACGIYVAQNYNVPNIKKLVDSAFFVAKHVEEKYRKPKNKDDD